A genomic stretch from Narcine bancroftii isolate sNarBan1 chromosome 9, sNarBan1.hap1, whole genome shotgun sequence includes:
- the LOC138743437 gene encoding sideroflexin-1 isoform X1, with protein sequence MCHFAGYKMTGELSPTINIKEPRWDQGTFIGRAKHFFTVTDPRNILLSDAQLQNARRIIHDYRQGIIASGLTEDELWRAKYIYDSAFHPDTGEKMILIGRMSAQVPMNMTITGCMMTFYKTTPAVVFWQWINQSFNAIVNYTNRSGDAPITVSQLGTAYVSATTGAVATALGLNSLTKRVTPLIGRFVPFAAVAAANCINIPLMRQRELKHGIPITDENGNRLGESTKAAQQAIVQVIISRILMAAPGMAIPPFIMNTLERKAFLKRFPWMSAPIQVGLVGICLVFATPLCCALFPQKSSMSVGRLEHNLQGKVREASPGVEYVYFNKGL encoded by the exons GTTATAAAATGACTGGAGAATTGTCACCGACCATCAATATCAAAGAACCGCGATGGGACCAGGGTACATTTATTGGGAGAGCAAAGCACTTCTTCACGGTTACTGATCCCAGGAACATTCTTCTATCTGATGCCCAGTTGCAGAATGCGAGAAGGATAATACATGATTATAG ACAAGGTATCATAGCTTCTGGGCTTACAGAAGATGAACTTTGGAGAGCAAAGTATATCTACGATTCTGCATTTCATCCAGATACAGGAGAAAAGATGATTCTTATTGGCCGAATGTCAGCTCAAGTGCCAATGAATATGACAATTACCGGATGTATGATGACCTTCTATAA AACAACTCCAGCAGTGGTTTTCTGGCAGTGGATTAATCAATCTTTTAATGCTATAGTGAACTACACTAATAGAAGTGGAGATGCACCAATTACTGTAAG CCAGCTTGGTACAGCCTACGTCTCCGCTACAACAGGTGCAGTAGCAACAGCTCTTGGCCTTAATTCACTAACTAAG CGCGTGACACCTCTAATAGGACGCTTTGTTCCATTTGCTGCAGTAGCTGCTGCCAACTGTATAAATATTCCTTTAATGAGACAAAG AGAATTGAAACACGGAATACCAATAACAGATGAGAATGGCAATCGATTAGGAGAATCAACAAAAGCTGCTCAACAGGCTATCGTACAAGTAATCATCTCTCGGATTCTCATGGCTGCTCCTGGCATGG CTATCCCTCCATTTATAATGAATACATTGGAAAGAAAAGCATTTTTAAAG CGATTTCCATGGATGAGTGCACCGATTCAAGTGGGTTTGGTGGGAATTTG TTTGGTATTTGCTACACCACTTTGTTGTGCATTGTTTCCTCAGAAAAG TTCTATGTCTGTGGGTCGTCTTGAGCACAATCTTCAGGGTAAAGTTCGAGAGGCCAGTCCTGGTGTCGAATACGTTTATTTCAACAAAGGattataa
- the LOC138743437 gene encoding sideroflexin-1 isoform X2: MTGELSPTINIKEPRWDQGTFIGRAKHFFTVTDPRNILLSDAQLQNARRIIHDYRQGIIASGLTEDELWRAKYIYDSAFHPDTGEKMILIGRMSAQVPMNMTITGCMMTFYKTTPAVVFWQWINQSFNAIVNYTNRSGDAPITVSQLGTAYVSATTGAVATALGLNSLTKRVTPLIGRFVPFAAVAAANCINIPLMRQRELKHGIPITDENGNRLGESTKAAQQAIVQVIISRILMAAPGMAIPPFIMNTLERKAFLKRFPWMSAPIQVGLVGICLVFATPLCCALFPQKSSMSVGRLEHNLQGKVREASPGVEYVYFNKGL, from the exons ATGACTGGAGAATTGTCACCGACCATCAATATCAAAGAACCGCGATGGGACCAGGGTACATTTATTGGGAGAGCAAAGCACTTCTTCACGGTTACTGATCCCAGGAACATTCTTCTATCTGATGCCCAGTTGCAGAATGCGAGAAGGATAATACATGATTATAG ACAAGGTATCATAGCTTCTGGGCTTACAGAAGATGAACTTTGGAGAGCAAAGTATATCTACGATTCTGCATTTCATCCAGATACAGGAGAAAAGATGATTCTTATTGGCCGAATGTCAGCTCAAGTGCCAATGAATATGACAATTACCGGATGTATGATGACCTTCTATAA AACAACTCCAGCAGTGGTTTTCTGGCAGTGGATTAATCAATCTTTTAATGCTATAGTGAACTACACTAATAGAAGTGGAGATGCACCAATTACTGTAAG CCAGCTTGGTACAGCCTACGTCTCCGCTACAACAGGTGCAGTAGCAACAGCTCTTGGCCTTAATTCACTAACTAAG CGCGTGACACCTCTAATAGGACGCTTTGTTCCATTTGCTGCAGTAGCTGCTGCCAACTGTATAAATATTCCTTTAATGAGACAAAG AGAATTGAAACACGGAATACCAATAACAGATGAGAATGGCAATCGATTAGGAGAATCAACAAAAGCTGCTCAACAGGCTATCGTACAAGTAATCATCTCTCGGATTCTCATGGCTGCTCCTGGCATGG CTATCCCTCCATTTATAATGAATACATTGGAAAGAAAAGCATTTTTAAAG CGATTTCCATGGATGAGTGCACCGATTCAAGTGGGTTTGGTGGGAATTTG TTTGGTATTTGCTACACCACTTTGTTGTGCATTGTTTCCTCAGAAAAG TTCTATGTCTGTGGGTCGTCTTGAGCACAATCTTCAGGGTAAAGTTCGAGAGGCCAGTCCTGGTGTCGAATACGTTTATTTCAACAAAGGattataa
- the LOC138743437 gene encoding sideroflexin-1 isoform X3 translates to MCHFAGYKMTGELSPTINIKEPRWDQGTFIGRAKHFFTVTDPRNILLSDAQLQNARRIIHDYRQGIIASGLTEDELWRAKYIYDSAFHPDTGEKMILIGRMSAQVPMNMTITGCMMTFYKTTPAVVFWQWINQSFNAIVNYTNRSGDAPITVSQLGTAYVSATTGAVATALGLNSLTKRVTPLIGRFVPFAAVAAANCINIPLMRQRELKHGIPITDENGNRLGESTKAAQQAIVQVIISRILMAAPGMDINLIMWRFEGEQDAFGKPMKVELLDGYCGTSYK, encoded by the exons GTTATAAAATGACTGGAGAATTGTCACCGACCATCAATATCAAAGAACCGCGATGGGACCAGGGTACATTTATTGGGAGAGCAAAGCACTTCTTCACGGTTACTGATCCCAGGAACATTCTTCTATCTGATGCCCAGTTGCAGAATGCGAGAAGGATAATACATGATTATAG ACAAGGTATCATAGCTTCTGGGCTTACAGAAGATGAACTTTGGAGAGCAAAGTATATCTACGATTCTGCATTTCATCCAGATACAGGAGAAAAGATGATTCTTATTGGCCGAATGTCAGCTCAAGTGCCAATGAATATGACAATTACCGGATGTATGATGACCTTCTATAA AACAACTCCAGCAGTGGTTTTCTGGCAGTGGATTAATCAATCTTTTAATGCTATAGTGAACTACACTAATAGAAGTGGAGATGCACCAATTACTGTAAG CCAGCTTGGTACAGCCTACGTCTCCGCTACAACAGGTGCAGTAGCAACAGCTCTTGGCCTTAATTCACTAACTAAG CGCGTGACACCTCTAATAGGACGCTTTGTTCCATTTGCTGCAGTAGCTGCTGCCAACTGTATAAATATTCCTTTAATGAGACAAAG AGAATTGAAACACGGAATACCAATAACAGATGAGAATGGCAATCGATTAGGAGAATCAACAAAAGCTGCTCAACAGGCTATCGTACAAGTAATCATCTCTCGGATTCTCATGGCTGCTCCTGGCATGG ATATCAACCTGATAATGTGGAGGTTTGAGGGAGAGCAGGATGCCTTTGGCAAACCTATGAAGGTTGAGCTTCTGGATGGTTACTGTGGGACatcatataaatga